One genomic segment of Anas platyrhynchos isolate ZD024472 breed Pekin duck chromosome 32, IASCAAS_PekinDuck_T2T, whole genome shotgun sequence includes these proteins:
- the LOC140000415 gene encoding olfactory receptor 14A16-like: MAYDRYIAICIPLHYGTIMDSRTCVNMAAAAWGITFVYAVLHSANTFSLPLCQGNVLDQFFCEIPQILKLSCSHAYLREAGLLMFSAVLAFGCFVFLVLSYAQIFRAVLRIPSKQGRHKAFSTCLPHLAVVFLFISTTFFAYLKPPFMSSSSLNLLLAVLYSVVPPAVNPLIYSMRNQELKDSLGKLVTGCFSERINCLLSSAYYS; the protein is encoded by the coding sequence atggcctatgaccgctacattgccatctgcatacccctgcactacgggacaataatggacagcagaacttgtgtcaacatggcagcagctgcctggggcattACTTTTGTCTATGCTGTGTTGCActctgccaatacattttccctcccactctgccaaggcaatgtcttggaccagttcttctgtgaaattccccagatcctcaagctctcctgctcacatgcctacctcagagaagctGGGCTTCTTATGTTTAGTGCTGTTTTAGCAtttggatgttttgttttccttgtgctgtcctatgcgcagatcttcagggctgtgctgaggattccctcaAAGCAGGGaaggcacaaagccttttccacttgcctccctcacctggctgttgtCTTCCTGTTTATCAGCACTACcttttttgcctacctgaagccccctttcatgtcctcctcctccctgaatcTTTTACTAGCAGTTCTGTattcggtggtgcctccagcagtgaaccccctcatctacagcatgaggaatcagGAGCTGAAGGATTCATTGGGGAAACTGGTGACTGGATGCTTCTCAGAACGAATAAACTGTTTGTTGTCTTCTGCATATTACTCATAA